A single window of Desulfomicrobium macestii DNA harbors:
- a CDS encoding tyrosine-protein phosphatase, with protein MIDIHSHMLPGLDDGPRNLEESVAMARMAVDDGIHGVICTPHWNPPMWPNERSDISQAIDEFRLRLQAESIPLEIWPGSELHLDAELPSMLAEGRLGSLNGGSWLLLELPGSFLPHKIDDYLWRLLQLGYQVILAHPERYSYVLRDPGQLHVWVEMGVTVQITSASLLGRLGPEILTLSQLMLAHRLVHFLASDSHGVHSRRPQLREALDAATDIMGKEDALRLVERHPNAVVMNKPLSLSDFAPMPISKKRRFWFNFW; from the coding sequence ATGATAGATATTCATTCTCACATGTTGCCCGGTCTTGATGACGGCCCCAGGAACTTGGAAGAGTCAGTTGCCATGGCTCGGATGGCTGTCGACGATGGAATCCATGGCGTTATCTGCACGCCACATTGGAATCCTCCGATGTGGCCCAACGAGCGAAGCGACATTTCTCAGGCCATTGACGAGTTCCGCTTACGGTTGCAGGCGGAATCCATTCCTTTGGAAATCTGGCCTGGAAGTGAGCTTCATTTGGATGCTGAGTTGCCGTCTATGCTCGCTGAGGGCCGCCTGGGCTCCCTCAACGGCGGTTCCTGGTTGTTGTTGGAGTTGCCAGGCAGTTTTTTGCCTCACAAAATCGATGACTATCTGTGGCGGCTACTCCAGTTGGGCTACCAAGTGATACTTGCTCATCCTGAACGCTATTCTTACGTACTTCGTGATCCGGGACAGTTGCATGTCTGGGTCGAAATGGGGGTGACTGTGCAAATCACCTCCGCCAGCCTGCTTGGCCGGCTTGGACCGGAAATTTTGACCCTTTCTCAACTTATGCTGGCGCACCGCCTGGTGCATTTTTTGGCTAGCGACAGCCATGGCGTACACTCTCGCCGTCCACAACTGCGCGAGGCTCTTGATGCCGCAACCGACATCATGGGCAAAGAGGATGCCTTGCGATTGGTCGAGCGGCACCCGAACGCGGTAGTTATGAACAAACCTCTTTCTTTGTCTGATTTCGCTCCGATGCCTATTTCGAAAAAAAGGCGGTTTTGGTTTAATTTTTGGTGA
- a CDS encoding O-antigen ligase family protein, with product MTGLFFLCLGAWNFRFGVSPPDKRLRGLLIIGLCILLVPLIQIIPLPLALLEILSPVRGQWARTLLELGNISSTTISYEPLATWMRLAWWLFLLTFAVLLAQALNSGRTKYPVWLLHSLFVLAGLEAIYGILQALLPGLGVLWNMDPQTGLAYKGSARGTFINRNHYAAFLGLLWPVLLAYVLILKSPRKMEHILGKRAQAQVLVQQKAFAVFCLALVILGLVLSQSRGGILGALLSFTLLYLFAGLRQKRVAAALAACWIIVLGYGTIIGFDDISNRFSQIGQDATGRVETWKDGWNAVRDHPLTGTGLGTYPSVGRAYQNAFTPQLRAHHAHNDYLEAAVEMGLPVAGILILGIWTLWCRRAFFLWRKRQTMDPDRLVLAAGSLAALGGYILHSGVEFNNAIPANQLTAVMVAIFHIHISREKTD from the coding sequence GTGACCGGACTTTTCTTTCTTTGCCTTGGGGCGTGGAATTTTCGATTCGGAGTCTCGCCGCCCGACAAGAGGCTGCGGGGATTGCTGATCATCGGCCTGTGTATTCTTCTGGTGCCGCTCATACAGATCATCCCCCTGCCTCTCGCCCTGCTTGAAATCCTATCTCCCGTCCGGGGACAATGGGCCAGGACGCTCCTTGAACTGGGAAACATCTCCAGCACCACCATCAGCTACGAACCGCTGGCGACATGGATGCGCCTTGCGTGGTGGCTCTTTCTTCTCACTTTCGCCGTGCTCCTGGCCCAGGCCCTGAACTCCGGCCGAACAAAATACCCTGTCTGGCTCCTGCATTCCCTCTTTGTCCTGGCCGGCCTCGAAGCGATCTATGGCATCCTCCAGGCGCTGCTCCCCGGTCTTGGCGTCCTGTGGAACATGGATCCTCAGACCGGCCTTGCCTACAAAGGATCCGCTCGCGGCACGTTCATCAATCGCAACCACTATGCAGCCTTTCTCGGACTGCTTTGGCCCGTGCTGCTGGCCTATGTCCTCATACTCAAATCTCCACGCAAGATGGAACATATCTTAGGCAAACGGGCGCAAGCTCAAGTCCTCGTGCAGCAGAAAGCCTTTGCCGTCTTCTGTCTTGCCCTGGTCATCCTTGGTCTCGTGCTCAGCCAGTCCCGAGGGGGGATTCTGGGGGCCCTGCTGTCCTTCACCCTGCTCTATCTTTTTGCCGGACTCCGTCAAAAACGAGTGGCCGCGGCCCTCGCCGCATGCTGGATCATCGTGCTCGGCTATGGGACGATCATCGGTTTCGACGACATCTCGAACCGGTTTTCTCAGATCGGGCAGGATGCAACGGGAAGAGTTGAAACCTGGAAGGACGGATGGAACGCGGTCCGGGATCACCCTCTGACCGGCACGGGCCTCGGCACCTATCCATCCGTGGGCCGGGCCTACCAAAATGCATTCACCCCGCAACTTCGGGCCCACCATGCCCACAATGACTACCTCGAAGCTGCCGTGGAGATGGGCCTGCCCGTCGCCGGCATTCTGATCCTCGGCATCTGGACACTGTGGTGCAGGCGGGCCTTTTTTCTATGGAGAAAACGCCAAACCATGGACCCGGATCGCCTTGTTCTGGCGGCAGGTTCCCTGGCCGCCCTGGGTGGTTATATCCTGCACTCCGGTGTGGAATTCAACAACGCCATCCCCGCGAACCAACTGACGGCAGTCATGGTGGCAATTTTCCACATCCACATTTCGCGGGAAAAGACTGACTAG
- a CDS encoding GumC family protein produces MNLRDYLDVLLRRKWLIGSILFTVFVTTAIITLAMTPIYKATGRLEFTLQSPKVTKFEDMAVPQTQTREFMNTQSKLLISDSLAWRVIEALDLVNNPSFNTDIETENDSGLMSGIGSLLGRLFGYSSEVDPAELERQEAEVQQRLLKTFMESLEVKAERDTTILNLAFSSENPAVARDVVNTLIRSFIFWQMDKKIQAASLANEQLGKQIELARIRLEKSEAELNRFAQKAGIVSLDSRMNLIYKQLEAINNALAEAHAERLSKEALDMQAREAGISGMPMVIANQLIQHLRQHHVELVSEYEDMLVVFKPDYPEAKRLKAKIDDVAAKIADEENRILQAIRNDYLAAVKNEEGLSAQAEKAKAQAMDLNDRATQYNILNREVTANKDIHQSLLQRAKEIDATMGADISNIQVVDDALLPVIADRPRIKLNLFLSMGIGLMLGLAAAFLLEFMDNTIKSVDELSDRFGITILGVLPEVEDGLKDKLDDLVVCDPRAGFSEAIRTTRVSIQLSTTGAGSTQKLLITSTTEGEGKSTIAVNMAKAFAAAGDKVLIIDADLRRPRLHKVFSQVAPGGGGLSELLVETKSLDDVLSTTDQKNLYFIPAGLLPPNPAELLASKRMHQCLEELGKTFDRIIIDGPPSVGFADVLVLSSLVNGVILISTLGKTHRQALQLFRSSLANINARFLGSIVNRLNVQSRFGGFYSKYYYQSYGYENRSPERGTESSLERLKSSAAS; encoded by the coding sequence GTGAACCTACGTGATTACCTAGATGTGCTCCTCAGACGCAAATGGCTCATCGGCTCGATATTGTTTACAGTCTTCGTGACCACGGCCATCATCACCCTGGCCATGACGCCGATCTACAAGGCCACGGGCAGACTCGAATTCACCCTTCAATCGCCCAAGGTCACCAAGTTCGAGGACATGGCGGTTCCCCAGACCCAGACACGCGAGTTCATGAATACGCAAAGCAAGCTGCTGATCTCGGATTCTCTTGCCTGGCGCGTCATAGAGGCCTTGGATCTGGTCAACAATCCAAGTTTCAACACGGATATCGAAACCGAAAATGATTCAGGACTTATGAGCGGTATTGGCAGTTTGTTGGGGAGGCTTTTCGGATACTCTTCCGAAGTGGACCCCGCGGAGTTGGAAAGGCAAGAGGCCGAAGTCCAGCAGCGACTGCTCAAAACGTTCATGGAGAGTCTGGAAGTCAAAGCGGAGCGCGACACCACGATTTTGAACCTGGCCTTTTCCTCCGAAAATCCTGCGGTGGCGCGCGATGTGGTGAACACTCTCATCCGGAGTTTCATCTTTTGGCAGATGGACAAGAAGATTCAGGCCGCGAGCCTGGCCAATGAACAGTTGGGCAAGCAGATCGAGTTGGCCCGGATCAGGCTGGAGAAGTCCGAGGCCGAGTTGAACCGGTTTGCGCAGAAAGCGGGCATCGTGTCTCTCGATAGCCGCATGAATCTGATCTACAAGCAGCTTGAGGCCATCAACAACGCACTGGCCGAGGCTCACGCCGAACGCTTGTCGAAAGAGGCCCTGGACATGCAGGCGCGTGAGGCCGGAATTTCCGGCATGCCCATGGTCATCGCCAACCAGCTCATCCAGCACTTGCGACAGCATCACGTCGAACTCGTTTCGGAATACGAGGATATGCTTGTCGTCTTCAAGCCGGATTATCCGGAAGCCAAACGCCTCAAGGCCAAGATCGACGATGTGGCCGCGAAAATCGCTGACGAGGAAAACCGTATCTTGCAGGCCATCCGCAACGATTATCTCGCGGCCGTCAAAAACGAGGAGGGTCTCAGCGCGCAGGCCGAGAAGGCCAAGGCGCAGGCCATGGACCTCAATGACAGAGCCACGCAGTACAACATCCTCAACCGCGAAGTGACGGCCAACAAGGATATTCACCAATCGTTGCTGCAACGCGCCAAGGAGATCGACGCCACGATGGGTGCGGATATCAGCAACATCCAGGTTGTGGATGACGCCCTGTTGCCTGTCATCGCCGACAGGCCGCGCATCAAGCTCAATTTGTTCCTGTCCATGGGCATCGGTCTTATGCTTGGCTTGGCCGCTGCATTTCTGCTCGAATTCATGGACAACACGATAAAGAGCGTTGACGAGCTGTCCGATCGCTTCGGGATCACCATCCTCGGAGTGCTTCCCGAGGTCGAGGACGGTCTCAAGGACAAACTTGATGATCTGGTCGTCTGTGATCCTCGGGCGGGTTTTTCCGAAGCCATCCGCACCACTCGGGTATCCATCCAGCTATCCACCACCGGTGCAGGAAGCACTCAGAAGCTGCTCATAACCAGCACCACGGAAGGGGAGGGCAAATCGACCATAGCCGTGAACATGGCAAAAGCCTTTGCCGCCGCAGGGGACAAGGTTCTCATTATCGACGCTGATTTGCGACGTCCGCGGCTGCACAAGGTTTTTTCCCAAGTCGCTCCGGGCGGAGGCGGACTCAGTGAGCTTTTGGTCGAGACCAAGAGTCTGGACGATGTATTGAGTACGACCGACCAGAAAAATCTCTATTTCATTCCGGCGGGCTTGTTGCCGCCCAATCCCGCCGAGCTTTTGGCCTCGAAGCGCATGCACCAGTGTTTGGAAGAGTTGGGCAAGACCTTCGATCGAATTATCATCGACGGACCTCCTTCTGTCGGGTTTGCAGACGTGTTGGTGTTGAGCAGCCTGGTTAACGGCGTCATACTGATCAGCACCCTGGGCAAGACGCACCGGCAGGCGTTGCAGCTGTTCCGAAGTTCTCTGGCCAACATCAACGCCCGCTTTCTCGGCAGCATTGTCAACCGTTTGAATGTCCAGAGCCGCTTCGGCGGGTTTTATTCCAAATATTACTACCAATCATATGGCTACGAAAATCGTAGCCCCGAGCGTGGAACCGAGTCCTCGCTGGAAAGACTGAAGTCGTCAGCCGCTTCCTGA
- a CDS encoding polysaccharide biosynthesis/export family protein, producing MKTASQRISGVGRTNQYITFSILKISTLLFASLCLACAARGPKATTDITKLTSFAQAAEEPLDVAQLNKKISAAFTATPSYEDYVLDGGDLIQVSIFEAPDLNTEARVSARGEVSLPLLNTVRIAGLAVRDAELHIEQLYRENYLQDPHITIFVKEQFGSKVTMMGALNKPGTYDYFSRMYLMDFLAIAEGLSDAAGRVVQVRRKGRQDEAPQSLLIDLDQMVKEGNEELNVAINGGDVIYVPEAGSVYVDGAVRKAGSYPIRKEMSVQEAIISAGGLQAFADAGNVKLVRYLDNGRREVAKLSLDDLQRSETDKFRIQDRDVIFVESSAIGTFFQGVRLSLGTGMLGVGYTPPAR from the coding sequence ATGAAAACAGCTTCTCAAAGAATTTCCGGAGTCGGCCGAACAAATCAGTACATCACCTTTTCGATCCTTAAAATTTCGACTCTACTCTTCGCGAGCCTCTGCCTGGCTTGCGCGGCGAGAGGCCCCAAGGCAACGACCGACATCACAAAACTGACAAGCTTCGCCCAGGCAGCGGAAGAACCCTTGGACGTGGCCCAACTCAACAAAAAAATTTCCGCGGCCTTCACCGCGACTCCAAGTTACGAGGACTATGTCCTGGACGGAGGAGATCTCATTCAAGTCAGTATCTTCGAAGCTCCCGATCTCAATACCGAAGCGCGGGTCAGCGCCCGTGGCGAGGTCTCTCTCCCGCTACTGAACACAGTGCGGATTGCCGGTCTGGCCGTCCGTGACGCCGAACTGCATATTGAGCAACTGTATCGCGAAAATTACCTTCAGGACCCGCACATCACCATTTTCGTCAAAGAGCAGTTCGGCTCCAAAGTCACCATGATGGGAGCGCTCAACAAGCCCGGGACCTATGATTATTTCTCCCGGATGTACCTCATGGATTTCCTCGCGATAGCCGAAGGTCTCAGCGACGCCGCCGGACGTGTCGTGCAGGTCCGGCGCAAGGGACGACAAGACGAGGCTCCCCAATCCCTGCTCATAGATCTTGATCAGATGGTCAAGGAAGGCAACGAAGAGCTCAATGTGGCCATCAATGGCGGAGATGTTATTTATGTGCCTGAAGCTGGCTCGGTTTATGTGGATGGAGCCGTCCGCAAGGCAGGATCATACCCCATACGCAAAGAAATGTCCGTCCAGGAGGCCATTATTTCCGCAGGCGGCTTGCAGGCCTTCGCCGATGCCGGAAACGTCAAGCTGGTCCGCTACCTCGACAATGGGCGCAGGGAAGTGGCGAAACTATCCCTCGATGATCTGCAACGAAGCGAAACTGACAAATTCAGGATTCAGGACCGGGATGTCATCTTTGTGGAATCAAGCGCCATCGGCACCTTTTTCCAGGGTGTGCGCCTGTCGCTTGGGACCGGCATGCTGGGTGTCGGCTATACGCCGCCGGCCCGCTAG
- a CDS encoding AMP-dependent synthetase/ligase, with protein MAFAPTFFHTFLETCDRHRDNLAFIYRVGEDEFRVTYEKFFEDVLILARAFKANKVRKGDKVFILSDNRYSWIVTDMALQALGAVSVPRGTDTPPSEVEFIVNHSDAEFLIVETDKNYKDCQALIKSLKLKGVFIAAGSEKHSWFDKATSYTELLENRSIEPKDIEWFRGLADKIIPEDLLTIIYTSGTTGTPKGVMLNHANIMHNVRTLPPLIRLQADDVWVSILPTWHIFERTAEYIGIATGSCLVYSSIRTFAADLESYKPTLVATVPRIWESLYSKITTGLKKKDPKKAKIFNLLVRVSAAYRRNARVLRDQLPVFKKRAFPLRLVDKVQALVSNVFLFLPNLLAKKKLVLVQEKFGGRLKGAISGGGSLPPYLDEWIDAIGIRIINAYGMTECSPGIAGRGFNCDIFGTIGPPVGETELRIVNDLGEPVPKGVEGEIQVRGAQVFKGYYKNDEANASAFSPDGFLRTGDLGRLTLTGELVITGRAKEIIVLASGENVDPTNIEATLSMFPFVQDAVLVGQDKKGLGALIVPDLEKLREFVLEKYNQVLEETEGALRDKQLLDRLREEMNKLLNAKKGFKPYEKLQNIHFLDKEFTLGEELTNSFKKKRHVIEKKYKDIINRLLK; from the coding sequence ATGGCCTTTGCACCCACGTTTTTCCACACTTTTTTGGAAACTTGCGACCGGCACCGCGACAATCTCGCCTTCATCTATCGCGTGGGCGAGGACGAATTCAGAGTCACCTACGAGAAATTCTTCGAGGATGTGCTCATTCTTGCCCGGGCCTTCAAGGCCAACAAGGTTCGCAAAGGCGACAAGGTCTTCATTCTCTCCGACAACCGCTACTCCTGGATTGTCACGGACATGGCCCTGCAAGCCCTTGGCGCGGTCAGCGTTCCGCGCGGCACCGACACGCCTCCGAGTGAAGTCGAATTCATCGTCAACCATTCGGACGCCGAATTCCTGATTGTCGAGACGGACAAGAACTACAAGGATTGCCAGGCGCTGATCAAAAGCCTCAAGCTCAAGGGCGTGTTCATTGCCGCCGGCTCCGAAAAACACTCCTGGTTCGACAAGGCCACGTCATACACGGAGCTGCTTGAAAACCGCTCCATCGAACCCAAGGACATCGAATGGTTCAGGGGGCTGGCCGACAAGATCATCCCGGAAGACCTGCTGACCATCATCTACACCTCAGGGACCACCGGAACCCCCAAGGGGGTCATGCTCAACCATGCCAACATCATGCACAACGTACGCACCCTGCCGCCGCTCATCAGGCTGCAGGCCGACGATGTGTGGGTATCCATCCTGCCGACCTGGCACATCTTCGAGCGTACCGCGGAATACATAGGCATCGCCACCGGCAGCTGTCTGGTCTACTCATCCATCCGCACTTTCGCCGCTGATCTGGAATCCTACAAGCCCACCCTGGTCGCAACCGTGCCGCGCATCTGGGAATCCCTGTATTCCAAGATCACGACGGGGCTGAAGAAAAAAGATCCCAAGAAAGCCAAGATTTTCAACCTGCTGGTCCGGGTCTCCGCCGCCTACCGCCGCAATGCGCGCGTGCTGCGCGATCAGCTGCCCGTCTTCAAGAAGAGGGCCTTTCCCCTGCGCCTTGTGGACAAGGTGCAGGCCCTGGTTTCAAACGTGTTTCTCTTTCTGCCCAACCTCTTGGCCAAAAAGAAACTCGTGCTCGTGCAGGAAAAATTCGGCGGCCGCCTCAAGGGCGCCATCAGCGGCGGAGGCAGCCTGCCTCCCTATCTGGATGAATGGATCGACGCCATCGGAATCCGCATCATCAACGCCTACGGCATGACCGAATGCTCGCCCGGCATTGCCGGACGGGGATTCAACTGTGACATCTTCGGCACCATCGGCCCGCCTGTGGGCGAAACCGAACTGCGCATCGTCAACGATCTGGGAGAGCCGGTGCCAAAGGGCGTCGAAGGCGAAATCCAGGTTCGCGGCGCGCAGGTCTTCAAGGGCTACTACAAAAACGACGAAGCCAACGCGAGCGCATTCTCCCCCGACGGGTTCCTGCGCACCGGCGACCTCGGGCGACTGACTCTCACTGGCGAACTGGTCATCACCGGAAGGGCCAAGGAGATCATTGTCCTGGCCAGCGGCGAGAATGTCGACCCGACCAACATCGAGGCCACGCTGTCCATGTTCCCCTTCGTGCAGGACGCGGTGCTCGTGGGCCAGGACAAGAAAGGCCTGGGCGCGCTCATCGTCCCGGATCTGGAAAAGCTGCGCGAGTTCGTGCTGGAAAAATACAATCAGGTGCTCGAAGAGACCGAAGGCGCGCTGCGCGACAAGCAGCTCCTCGATCGTCTGCGCGAGGAAATGAACAAGCTCCTGAACGCCAAGAAGGGCTTCAAGCCCTACGAAAAACTCCAGAACATCCACTTTCTCGACAAGGAGTTCACCCTCGGCGAAGAGCTGACCAATTCCTTCAAGAAGAAACGCCACGTCATAGAAAAGAAGTACAAGGACATCATAAACAGGCTCCTCAAATAA